Proteins encoded together in one Musa acuminata AAA Group cultivar baxijiao chromosome BXJ3-6, Cavendish_Baxijiao_AAA, whole genome shotgun sequence window:
- the LOC103990090 gene encoding protein LEO1 homolog — MVDETRNQMMQNLFGDQSEEEEEEEEEVDSEHHHHAVAAANRSDYQSDEGEGEAEDDDGEGEGEGEIEGQEEVEVESEAEAYNVDLEQGESEGERVQSSPEREVSDPKMESEPKDAESEEEGYGQRVVTSRRREVVASESEGDREDEEMDSDQHRQPRLMSEQKDHEVVRNVFGDSDEDEPAEYGGQDEIEQELHRSPMEEETNYEREIRPEDVVPDDDMQYASEDDNFEEKPKDKPVGPPLDLEFSSQEPPGRPDKMNAIKVSNIMGIEPKPFDPKTYVEEDVYVTDESGAKKRIRLEDNIVRWRRVKNRDGTVSYESNARFVRWKDGSLQLLIGNEVLDISVHDAHQDQSHLFLRHGKGILQSQGRLLQKMKFMPSSLSSKSHRLLTALVDSRHKKVYKVKNCITEIDPEKEKEQKERVEGQTIRANELLHRKREKVNRKYAQPVHRGRQQLSPGFLEDALDEEDEADDYYSSHRTSAHSHFEEDLEAEARAERRIINAKKSNVHMNAQRKPSVSAARQSRRPLDEYSESEREESEYESDGAEVDRSPPHARDEPDHEDEYEEEADEEAADAISPSEGDEDEEPRGKTKETGSSSLKRKEIDSDEESPPRKTTVHRRKAVVFDSDED; from the exons ATGGTGGACGAGACGAGGAACCAGATGATGCAGAACCTCTTCGGCGATcagtcggaggaggaggaggaggaagaggaggaggtcgaCTCCGAGCACCACCACcacgccgtcgccgccgccaacCGTTCTGATTACCAATCG GATGAAGGGGAAGGTGAGGCTGAGGATGATGATGGTGAAGGTGAAGGTGAAGGTGAAATTGAGGGGCAAGAGGAGGTTGAAGTTGAAAGTGAAGCTGAAGCATATAATGTTGATCTTGAGCAGGGAGAGAGTGAGGGGGAAAGGGTTCAGAGTTCtccagaaagagaagtcagtgacCCGAAGATGGAAAGTGAACCAAAAGATGCTGAAAGTGAAGAGGAAGGCTATGGACAAAGGGTAGTGACTAGCAGGAGAAGAGAAGTGGTGGCCAGTGAGTCTGAAGGTGATCGTGAAGATGAAGAGATGGACTCTGATCAACACAGGCAACCCAG GTTAATGAGTGAGCAAAAGGACCATGAAGTTGTTCGTAATGTATTTGGGGATTCTGATGAGGATGAACCAGCTGAATATGGTGGTCAAGATGAAATTGAGCAAGAATTACAT AGATCTCCTATGGAGGAAGAAACAAACTATGAGAGAGAGATAAGACCAGAAGATGTAGTCCCTGATGATGATATGCAGTATGCTTCAGAGGATGATAATTTTGAAGAGAAACCTAAAGATAAACCAGTTGGCCCACCACTGGATTTGGAGTTTTCATCACAAGAACCACCAGGGCGACCTGATAAG ATGAACGCTATTAAAGTCTCTAACATCATGGGTATTGAACCAAAACCCTTTGATCCTAAGACATATGTAGAAGAAGATGTTTATGTGACAGATGAATCTGGTGCAAAGAAGCGGATTCGCCTAGAGGACAATATTGTGCGCTGGAGAAGAGTCAAGAATCGTGATGGCACAGTCTCT TATGAAAGCAATGCACGGTTtgtgagatggaaagatggaagcCTACAATTATTAATTGGGAATGAGGTTCTTGATATATCAGTGCATGATGCACATCAGGACCAGAGCCACCTATTTCTTAGGCATGGAAAG GGAATTCTGCAATCTCAAGGGAggcttttacaaaagatgaagtttATGCCATCTTCATTATCTTCAAAGTCCCATCGTTTGTTGACTGCTCTTGTTGATTCACGTCATAAGAAGGTTTATAAGGTGAAGAACTGTATTACAGAGATCGATccagagaaagaaaaggaacaaaAAGAACGG GTTGAAGGCCAAACTATTAGAGCCAATGAACTTCTTCACAGGAAAAGGGAAAAAGTGAACCGCAAGTATGCACAACCCGTCCATAGAGGGCGGCAGCAACTTTCTCCAGGGTTTTTGGAGGATGCACTTGATGAG GAAGATGAGGCAGATGACTATTACAGTTCTCATCGGACTTCAGCTCATAGTCATTTTGAGGAAGATTTGGAGGCAGAAGCAAGGGCTGAGAGACGCATAATCAACGCTAAGAAG TCAAATGTACATATGAATGCCCAACGAAAGCCATCAGTGTCTGCTGCTCGTCAATCAAGGCGCCCGCTTGATGAATATTCAGAGAGTGAAAGGGAGGAATCTGAATATGAAAGTGATGGTGCGGAGGTTGATCGGTCTCCACCGCATGCAAGAGATGAGCCAGACCACGAAGATGAATATGAAGAAGAGGCAGATGAAGAAGCTGCTGATGCAATCTCTCCATCGGAAGGAGATGAAGATGAG GAGCCAAGGGGCAAGACGAAGGAAACCGGAAGCAGCTCTCTGAAACGCAAGGAGATCGACTCTGACGAGGAATCTCCTCCCAGAAAGACAACAGTTCATCGGAGAAAGGCAGTTGTGTTTGATAGCGACGAAGACTAA
- the LOC135581608 gene encoding protein CANDIDATE G-PROTEIN COUPLED RECEPTOR 2-like isoform X2, which translates to MRPLEDLLTAVSLAAAPAGTEAETVVLPGPADGSALVSPSWLVGCHGLLYNLALIVPSVIFVAYLASLARKSFAKLTNGYSYVMIAYYALLWLISVLNLLWCLVQAWQCSPEKELSWNMLSLFTESGMLFLEVSLLAFLLQGNHAGGLDVLTRTFVISGVIVAADTLLKAIYIFGFGVPLFADNNETAHQARWGLWIVHKLLLTAVYGSIFFMHHSKWRERLPARPAFYNYVCVMLLLNTMSLFGCLLAGNGAGFGIWLSNLITVCYHSLYLPLLYVIFLADFFQEEDLRLENVYYSEMKDAGFFDDDWD; encoded by the exons ATGAGACCGTTAGAGGACCTCCTCACCGCGGTCTCCCTCGCGGCCGCGCCGGCGGGGACGGAAGCGGAGACGGTTGTGCTTCCGGGACCCGCAGACGGGAGCGCGTTGGTCTCCCCGTCGTGGCTCGTGGGTTGCCATGGGCTCCTGTACAATCTCGCATTGATCGTCCCCTCGGTGATCTTTGTCGCCTACCTCGCGTCTCTGGCGCGGAAGAGCTTCGCCAAGCTCACGAATGGCTACTCTTATGTCATGATTGCCTATTACGCCCTCCTCTGGCTCATCAGCGTTCTCAATCTTCTATGGTGCCTTGTCCAG GCATGGCAATGTTCGCCTGAGAAAGAATTATCTTGGAATATGTTGTCATTGTTCACAGAATCTGGGATGTTATTTTTAGAAGTTAGCTTGTTGGCCTTTCTACTTCAAGGAAATCATGCAGGTGGATTGGACGTTTTAACACGTACATTTGTAATATCAGGAGTAATTGTTGCTGCTGATACATTATTGAAG gCAATCTATATATTTGGTTTCGGGGTACCATTATTTGCAGACAACAATGAAACAGCACATCAAGCAAGATGGGGTTTGTGGATTGTCCACAAGTTGTTGCTTACTGCAGTCTATGGCTCCATTTTTTTCATGCACCACTCAAAGTGGAGAGAGAGGTTGCCAG CAAGACCAGCATTCTACAATTATGTTTGTGTTATGCTGTTATTAAATACAATGTCCCTGTTTGGTTGTCTGCTTGCGGGAAATGGAGCTGGATTCGGGATCTG GTTGTCCAATCTTATAACCGTATGCTACCACTCTCTCTATCTTCCGCTTCTCTATGTGATCTTCCTGGCAGATTTTTTCCAG GAAGAAGATTTGCGCTTAGAGAACGTGTACTACTCCGAGATGAAAGATGCTGGTTTCTTCGATGACGATTGGGATTAG
- the LOC135581608 gene encoding protein CANDIDATE G-PROTEIN COUPLED RECEPTOR 2-like isoform X1: protein MRPLEDLLTAVSLAAAPAGTEAETVVLPGPADGSALVSPSWLVGCHGLLYNLALIVPSVIFVAYLASLARKSFAKLTNGYSYVMIAYYALLWLISVLNLLWCLVQAWQCSPEKELSWNMLSLFTESGMLFLEVSLLAFLLQGNHAGGLDVLTRTFVISGVIVAADTLLKAIYIFGFGVPLFADNNETAHQARWGLWIVHKLLLTAVYGSIFFMHHSKWRERLPGDPHFARPAFYNYVCVMLLLNTMSLFGCLLAGNGAGFGIWLSNLITVCYHSLYLPLLYVIFLADFFQEEDLRLENVYYSEMKDAGFFDDDWD, encoded by the exons ATGAGACCGTTAGAGGACCTCCTCACCGCGGTCTCCCTCGCGGCCGCGCCGGCGGGGACGGAAGCGGAGACGGTTGTGCTTCCGGGACCCGCAGACGGGAGCGCGTTGGTCTCCCCGTCGTGGCTCGTGGGTTGCCATGGGCTCCTGTACAATCTCGCATTGATCGTCCCCTCGGTGATCTTTGTCGCCTACCTCGCGTCTCTGGCGCGGAAGAGCTTCGCCAAGCTCACGAATGGCTACTCTTATGTCATGATTGCCTATTACGCCCTCCTCTGGCTCATCAGCGTTCTCAATCTTCTATGGTGCCTTGTCCAG GCATGGCAATGTTCGCCTGAGAAAGAATTATCTTGGAATATGTTGTCATTGTTCACAGAATCTGGGATGTTATTTTTAGAAGTTAGCTTGTTGGCCTTTCTACTTCAAGGAAATCATGCAGGTGGATTGGACGTTTTAACACGTACATTTGTAATATCAGGAGTAATTGTTGCTGCTGATACATTATTGAAG gCAATCTATATATTTGGTTTCGGGGTACCATTATTTGCAGACAACAATGAAACAGCACATCAAGCAAGATGGGGTTTGTGGATTGTCCACAAGTTGTTGCTTACTGCAGTCTATGGCTCCATTTTTTTCATGCACCACTCAAAGTGGAGAGAGAGGTTGCCAGGTGATCCTCATTTTG CAAGACCAGCATTCTACAATTATGTTTGTGTTATGCTGTTATTAAATACAATGTCCCTGTTTGGTTGTCTGCTTGCGGGAAATGGAGCTGGATTCGGGATCTG GTTGTCCAATCTTATAACCGTATGCTACCACTCTCTCTATCTTCCGCTTCTCTATGTGATCTTCCTGGCAGATTTTTTCCAG GAAGAAGATTTGCGCTTAGAGAACGTGTACTACTCCGAGATGAAAGATGCTGGTTTCTTCGATGACGATTGGGATTAG
- the LOC103990089 gene encoding protein CHLORORESPIRATORY REDUCTION 7, chloroplastic, giving the protein MRVIMACRMYPLRHGFRTIPDNHLSRLHRRSSYNSRKGSVITGGSVFSLPNSEPPNSLMHDKLHVKVSAVRRRRAHLQSDTYVLLEPGKSEEFVTEEELRLRLKGWLENWPANALPPDLAGFNTVDDAVSHLVRSVCELEIDGQLGSIQWYQVQLE; this is encoded by the exons ATGAGAGTTATAATGGCTTGCAGGATGTATCCTCTCAGGCATGGGTTTCGGACGATTCCTG ATAATCATCTTTCAAGATTACACAGGCGATCTTCATACAACAGCAGGAAAGGGTCGGTCATCACTGGTGGCAGTGTGTTTTCTCTGCCTAATTCGGAACCACCAAACAGTCTGATGCATGACAAGCTTCACGTGAAG GTTTCTGCAGTAAGAAGGAGAAGAGCACATCTACAGTCGGACACTTACGTCCTTTTGGAGCCCGGCAAAAGCGAAGAGTTTGTAACAGAGGAAGAACTCCGGCTGAGGTTGAAGGGTTGGCTGGAGAACTGGCCTGCCAATGCATTGCCACCGGATCTTGCCGGGTTCAACACTGTTGATGATGCTGTTTCTCACCTCGTCAGGTCTGTATGCGAGCTAGAGATCGATGGCCAGCTTGGCTCCATACAGTGGTACCAAGTGCAACTAGAATGA